In one window of Acanthochromis polyacanthus isolate Apoly-LR-REF ecotype Palm Island chromosome 8, KAUST_Apoly_ChrSc, whole genome shotgun sequence DNA:
- the nts gene encoding neurotensin/neuromedin N translates to MQAQLACMLLLCFTCGAFCTDVDQEQRALEEELLSSLFTSKMKHNKQSAPYWRVSLANLCRMASSLRQEAWSGEEEEEGELREGSLQLLEQLYSLQHICRALQSREERLLQDSLEYSEENSDTPLKRKSPYILKRQAGHTTKSRRPYILKRNTIY, encoded by the exons ATGCAGGCACAGCTGGCGTGTATGCTTCTCCTCTGTTTCACATGTGGGGCATTCTGTACAG ATGTCGACCAGGAGCAGCGAGCGCTAGAAGAGGAGCTACTCAGTAGTCTCTTCACTTCTAAG ATGAAACACAATAAGCAGAGTGCCCCCTACTGGCGCGTGTCACTGGCCAACCTGTGCAGGATGGCCAGCAGCCTGCGGCAGGAGGCATGGAgtggtgaggaagaggaggaaggcgAGCTGAGGGAGGGGagcctgcagctgctggagcaGCTGTACAGCCTCCAACACATCTGTCGAGCACTGCAGAGCCGGGAGGAGAGG CTACTCCAAGACTCTCTAGAATATTCAGAGGAGAACAGTGACACTCCGCTGAAACGAAAATCACCCTACATACTGAAGAGGCAAGCCGGGCACACCACTAAGTCCCGGAGGCCGTACATCTTAAAACGAAATACAATTTACTGA
- the rassf9 gene encoding ras association domain-containing protein 9 has protein sequence MAPFGKNFLKARLKNRTKDTEPVVGKEIQVTVCNEEKVVCGVTKHTTCADMIQALLEDHKSVPESKRLLHGEPKDFCLVERWKGFERALPPLTRILRLWYAWGDQRPFIQFILVKTSDFVPQPAKKVVKPKGAKPKRWEHGRPQYPQSMPVEKQKRMVKKAFRKLEKLHKESRSSPGAEEIDRMVQLILNQDHTIREQIQRMRDLDLEIEEFEVQVQQEAESESSLDQACGPNLEAHSEEQLNEYLYTSDGVEQLELQVQRHQELILQLSLDIDAELRRANFSLNQDEDREQEGATAASWIPSDTDESFYTAELGRLQDELKHSLFTGVSLHNQAADIDKQLKYFDSTLVSKDQECWQLAAQLNSLQIVDSVEEKKPVPVPLKCETQCSVSQTVKLKHSLSPLDVTDTDSDTGISSTHSQDSLSPCLDFPPPLDTDV, from the exons ATGGCTCCGTTTGGGAAAAACTTCCTGAAAGCTCGACTGAAAAACAG GACAAAAGATACAGAGCCTGTGGTTGGAAAGGAGATTCAAGTTACTGTCTGCAATGAAGAGAAGGTTGTCTGTGGAGTTACAAAGCACACGACATGTGCAGATATGATTCAAGCTTTGCTGGAGGACCACAAGTCAGTCCCAGAGAGCAAGCGACTCCTGCATGGGGAACCCAAAGACTTCTGTCTCGTCGAGAGGTGGAAGGGCTTTGAGAGAGCTTTGCCTCCTCTCACCAGAATCCTAAGGCTCTGGTATGCTTGGGGTGACCAGAGACCCTTCATCCAGTTTATTCTGGTCAAAACCAGTGACTTTGTGCCTCAGCCTGCTAAGAAGGTTGTGAAGCCCAAAGGGGCCAAGCCGAAGCGATGGGAGCACGGGCGTCCTCAATATCCCCAGTCTATGCCAGTTGAGAAACAAAAGCGCATGGTGAAGAAAGCTTTTCGCAAGCTGGAGAAACTTCACAAAGAGAGCAGGAGCTCCCCGGGAGCTGAGGAGATCGACCGGATGGTGCAGCTTATTCTCAACCAGGACCACACAATCAGGGAGCAGATCCAGCGGATGAGGGACCTGGATTTGGAGATCGAGGAGTTTGAGGTCCAAGTGCAGCAGGAAGCTGAGTCTGAGAGTTCACTGGATCAGGCCTGCGGTCCAAATTTGGAGGCGCACAGTGAAGAGCAGCTTAACGAGTACCTGTATACCAGCGATGGGGTGGAACAGCTGGAGCTACAAGTTCAGAGGCACCAGGAGCTCATTTTACAGCTGTCCCTTGATATTGACGCTGAGCTGAGGAGGGCCAACTTCTCTCTGAACCAGGATGAGGACAGGGAGCAGGAAGGAGCCACAGCGGCTTCCTGGATCCCCTCTGACACAGACGAATCTTTCTACACTGCTGAACTCGGGAGGCTGCAGGATGAACTGAAACACAGCCTCTTCACCGGCGTGTCCCTTCACAACCAAGCTGCAGACATTGACAAGCAGCTGAAGTACTTTGATAGTACGCTGGTTTCCAAGGACCAGGAGTGCTGGCAGCTCGCTGCCCAGCTGAACTCACTGCAAATTGTGGACAGTGTAGAGGAGAAGAAGCCTGTACCGGTGCCTCTGAAATGTGAGACTCAATGCAGCGTCTCCCAGACAGTGAAACTCAAACACAGCCTGTCCCCTCTAGACGTTACAGACACAGACTCAGACACTGGGATTAGCTCCACACACAGTCAGGACTCTTTGTCACCATGTCTTGACTTCCCTCCCCCACTGGACACAGACGTTTGA